The DNA window CAACGTGCATCATCGGATTTCCTTGATCGAGATACCAGATTAGGCCATCAGGGGCAGGGGTGGGTTAGTGTACGACACCAGGCCCGACTGCTCTGTAAACTATCTTTCAATGGTCTCGCAGGCTTGCGATTCGTTACAGCCTGATTGCGTAGGAAAAATCACGAGGTGAGTTTGCGCAGATTGGCCAGGCTGGTCAGCAGCTTCTTGATGCCCTTGTTCTTGAACGCCACCGTCACTTCTTCGTCGTCGCCGCGCACCTGGCTGCTGATGACGGTGCCTTCGCCGAACAGGCCGTGGCTGACGCGATCACCAATCTTGAACTGGGGCGCGCCTGCGGGCCGGGCGGCCGGGGCAGCACGCGGTGCGGAGGTGGGCGATGCAGGCGCGGCGCGCGACGGCGACCAGACCGTGCTGCTGGCCGGCCGCGCGCTGTCCTGCGCCAAACGCGCACGATCGCCACGCGCCTCCGTGGTCACGTGATCTTCGTCCCCGCGGCGGCCCCAGGTGGTGGTGGCGCGGGCGGCGCTGCGCGCGTCGGTGCGGGCGCGCAGGCTGCGGCCCTCCATCAACTTGGCGGGAATGTCCTGCAAGAAGCGGGAAGGGGAGCTGACATCATCGCTGCCCCAACGCGTGCGGCGGAAGGCGTGCGTGAGGTAGAGCCGTTCTTTGGCGCGCGTAATGCCGACGTAGGCCAGACGCCGCTCCTCTTCCATTTCTTCGGGATCTTCCAGGCTGCGCGCGTGCGGCAGCAAGCCATCTTCCATGCCGACCATGAAGACGATGGGAAACTCCAGGCCCTTGGCCGTGTGCAAGGTCAACAGGGTTGGCGCGTTGCTCTGCTCCGGCAGGTCATCAGCGTCGGCCACCAGCGCCACCTCTTCCAGGAACAGGGTCAGGTTATCGGGCGCGGCGATGTTGGCGTAACGCGCGGCCACGTTGCGCAGTTCGAGGACGTTATTCCAGCGATCGTCCCCTTCGCCTGTGCCATCGCGCATGTATTTTTCCAGGCCCGTGTCCTTGAGAACCGCTTCCAGCAGCTCGGCCACAGTGGCGCTGGCACGCAAGCGCAGCCAGCCGGCGTGTAATTCATAGAAATCGCGCAGCGCGCCGAGCGCCCGGCGGTCGAAGGGGTGAGTGGGCGGCGCGTCGGGCGCAGGCGTGGCCGTGGCCCCGGCGCCGGTCAGCGCCAGCGCCAGCGCTTCGAACGGGGTCTTGCCCAGTTCACGCGCCCACTGTTCGAGCGTACTCAGCGTCTTGCCGCCGATGCTGCGCGGGGGCACGTTGATGATGCGGCTGAGACTGACCCAATCGAGCGGGTTATGGATGGCGCGTAGGAAAGCGAGCGCGTCCTTGACCTCTTTGCGTTCGTAGAAGCGCGTCGCGCCCACCAGTTTATAGGGCAGGCTGCGGCGAATGAACGCCTCTTCCAGCGCGCGCGACTGCGCATTGGTGCGATACATGACCGCCGCATCGCCCGGCCGCCGGCCCTGCAACACCAGGCTGGCAATCGTATCCACGACGAACGCGGCCTCTTCGTTTTCGTCATAGGCCTCGAAGATTTGCACCTTGGCGCCATAGCCCTGATCGGTGACCATGTCCACCGGCTTGCGGTGCGGATTGGAGGCAATGACGGCGTTGGCCGTGTCCAGGATGGTCTGCGTCGAGCGGTAGTTGCGGTTGAGGTTGACCACGGTCGCGTCAGGGTAATCATCACGAAGCGCAGGAGATTGCGGAAATCGGCGCCCCGAAAACGATAGATGGATTGATCGGGGTCGCCGACGACGAAAATGTTGCGCCGCGGCCCCACCAGGAGGCGTGTCAGCTCATACTGCGCGCCGTTGGTATCCTGGAACTCATCCACCAGGACATACTGATAGCGCGCCTGGTATTTGCGCCGCACCTCGTCGTTGGCGCGCAGCAGAAGCACCGGAACCATCAGCAGATCGTCGAAATCCATCGCGTTCTGCATCAGCAGCAGTTGCTGGTAGCGCACGTAAATGCGGCTGATCACTTCCTCGCGATAGGTGGCCGGGGTATAGGCATCAGGGCCGATCAGTTCATTTTTGCGCGCGAGATCGTGTTGAGAACGCCCCAGGGTGAGTAGAGCTTCTCATCCAGGTTCATCTCCTTGAGCACCTGGCGCACCAGGGCCAACTGATCGGCGCTGTCGTAGATGACAAAATTCGAGGAGTAGGTGAGATGCTCCGCCTCGCGCCGCAGCAAGGATGCGCACAGGGAGTGAAAGGTGCCGATGGGCAGGCCCCGCAGGTCGGCGCCCAGCAGACGCTCGGTGCGCTCGCGCATCTCGCGCGCCGCCTTGTTGGTGAAGGTCACCGCCATGATCTGCCAGGCCGCGGCCAGGCGTTCCTGCACAAGATGCGCAATGCGGTGCGTCAACACCCGCGTCTTGCCCGATCCTGGCCCAGCCAACACCAGCACGGGACCGGCGGTGGCGGTCACGGCCGTGCGTTGCTCAGGGTTCAATCCAGTCAAAATATCCATCGTTTGTCCAAGTCATGAAAGTGGTTGGTGCTCACGGGGCCGCGTTGGTGGATTGACAGCAGACGCCGCGCCAACCCTGACAGGCTGTCGCTGCGGAGCCTGGTACCGCCACGCCCAGCGCGGTTAAAATCTCCACCACATGGCCCAACGGAAAGCCCATCACCCCGCTGTAGCAACCGTCCAGTCGCGCCACCGGGGCAAAGGTGGGGTGCTGAATGGCGTAGGCGCCGGCTTTATCCTGGGGATCACCGCTGGCGATATACGCCGCCAGTTCATCATCCGTGTAGTTGCGCATCCATACCGTGCTCGTGCTGACCAGGGTCAGCTCACGGCCCTGCGCCGGGGCCAGGCCGGTCACCGCGGTGATGACCAGGTGA is part of the Candidatus Amarolinea dominans genome and encodes:
- the maf gene encoding septum formation protein Maf, which produces MTSQAAHPILVLASSSPRRRELLARLGVIFEALAADVNEEACAGEEPEALARRLSRAKARALAGRRPGALILASDTVVTRHGELLGKPLDAADATRMLRSLRHTDHLVITAVTGLAPAQGRELTLVSTSTVWMRNYTDDELAAYIASGDPQDKAGAYAIQHPTFAPVARLDGCYSGVMGFPLGHVVEILTALGVAVPGSAATACQGWRGVCCQSTNAAP